GTGATGGCTGAAGAGACAATAGTGTTTTAATGTTAGTGGTCTCCACGTGCACATCCTGCAAATTTTGCTTTGCATTAATTTGTGatcactttaaaaatgaaaaaggcaaAATGAGTTATTGAGTCCATTCTGGTTAGTTTAAATGTATTAACTGATCATAATGATTCTGTAAGAGGTTATATATTCACGCACATTACCTTATTCCATTATGTTCTGATGTGAGCATctaacaaagagaaaacaaatataaatacacaaagcaataacaagtttgtttccttttattgTGACATGCATATTGAGGAGGGTGACACTTATTAGATCTTTGCTCCCTTTCAACTTTCTCCTTTGTAATCACATTCATTACCATCTCTTTATGGTTCCTAAAATAGAGTGTCCAGAATTTGGCAAGATTTTTGGTGAGGGATGTAAGTACTCCCCAAAATAGACTATAATGTTGTGGATGCAGGGAGGAGAGGTGAAATCAAATGCATTTTGAAGCTGTACAGTCCAGATGATCCAAAGAGGAATCCTGCAGCTGTCCTGATTCCCAAAGAAGCATTTTTATGCAGGGCCCAGCTCATTAAGTAGAGAgtctgttattttgtttttaatcgaGCCCAAACTGAAGTTAATAAAAGCAGTGTGTACAACATTCCCTGTTCACATGTCTGATCAGGCACCACCAAGGTTGCCTGCcttctgttttctaaaataatatTCTTCCTGGCAGAATACAGGACACTACTGACCTCAAGTGTCAACACTGACTGCTGGTTTTTTTCTTAAGAGTAAATGTTTATAGACATTTAACTGTGAGACtcagactattattactttGTTAGTAATATAAAATAGGCAAGTTCAAGTgcaaaaaaaggcaaaaaggaGCAAAACAAATTTAAGATGATCCAGATAGGCCAGACCAATAACCCACTGTTTCATAGTAATTAATACTAGCactgctgacatgttttcaaAGACAGAGACTGAATAACAtttcagaaacattaaaaaaaaaaaaaaaaaagtcattagaAGCTCAATAGGATATGGGAGCTTGCAAGCTAATCAGCAGTCACCATGCAGGCAGTAGTCAACTAATGACTGCAAAGACAAGCTGTGAGAATTAGAAGATTcgatgagaaaaaaaaaatcccagtgAGCTCTGTGGCTTAAATGATCAAAAAGCATCTGGAGAACAGGACAAACTCTGTTGCATTTTGAAACCACACAGACAGTGCCAGCACCATTATAAATTACTATacagtttgggtttttttgcTGTGTCTTGAGTCTATATTTTTCTTCTATAGGACCAGGGGAACTAGAACATAAGATTTGGAAAACTGTTCCGACTGGTAAAGTAGTTGGTGCAATTTCAGATTTGCTCAATTTACACACAGGAATATTTACTGTGCTTGGCCCAGGCCTGGGAGACTGGTGGAGTCCACCACGGCTGAGCCTCTGAATCAAGAGAGAAGTATGAAAACCAGCAAAGACAGTGGTAGCTCTCAAGGCTGTGACTAAACTGTATTCTGAGTTCTTTCTCTGATGTTGGTGTGGTCTTATTTCTTTTTGGGTGCATTGGGTGTGTTGAATTTGAAAAAGATAACGTCCCCGTCCTCCACGATGTAGTTCCTGCCTTGTTGCCTGTATTTCCCAGCAGCCTGAGCAAGAGGGAAAGAAATCAAAGAGGACGAAATTTAAACTGTATTCAGTAATATTCTCCAAAAGTAGGAATAGCAGTGGTGTGGCAGTCCATGCTTATAATTACACTctatacaaaaacacaccttgACGGCACTTTCACTGCCCTCCTCTTTGAAGTCACTGTACTTCATCACCTCAGCCATGATAAAACCTTTCTCAAAGTCAGTGTGGATCTTTCCTGCAGCTTGAGGAGCTTTGGTTCCTTTCTGTTGGAACAAAcagaacacagaaaatatataacTGCACATTCATTAACTAGTGACAATGACAATTCATACCACCACAACAATGGTAAAACAGACAATTCTTTGTGCGCcactaaaaaaacaacaaaaaacattcattcaaaaaagtttaaaagaatGTGTCAAGTTTTCTTTAAACTACCAGTAAATTCCACTTTtcaaacaacaacagagaagacagagaaactACTTAATGTAGGATCTATTACAAGATGATTGTTTAGGATATGAGGAAGTTATTTATAAAACAACACTCACCCTGATGGTCCACGCTCGCACCTCATCTGGTCCCGCTGTAAAGAAGTATTCCAGCTGTAGTGCTGAGTAGCCGGTCTTTATTATTTTGGTCAgaacactaaaaacacacacagacgcataCGGTTAACAGTTGTCCAgttattttaacaatgacagaaaagaaTTCATGCTTTTCTTGTTATTGAACAGATTATATAATGATGCAGGCTATAATTTAATTACTTATTGGTATTGCGCCTACTGGcttataaaatgaaatgaggccattaaaaaattaaaaaataaactacaactGCATCTTTGGTTTGTACAAAACAAGCAACAAGAACACATGGACACTAAAATGCATTATCTTAccatgtgtatatatgttttttggCTCATCGGTCTATGTCTCACCTCTGTGTCTTCATTTCCTCACAGCACttgttcctctcctcctcctccatgtccAGCAGTTTAGACTCCAGAGCTCCACTCAGGGGAATGACCACAGCGCCGGGATCATGAGCATCTACCCACTCCTTGATTTTGGCCAACCTGTGGCAAAAAGGCAGCAGGGTGAGCTTTTGTGAATGCTGAGCAACAGCTAAGCAGATAAACACATAATATAGACACAATGAGTTAGAGTAAAGTAAACTTACCACTTGTTCTTTTTTCGGATGTAATCCTTCTCTGAAAGATTCACCAGGTAGATCATGGGCTTAGATGTCAGAAACAGGTATTTGTTTAATACCTCAATCTGTGGAGAGAAATTAAAACGTTACAGATCAGGAGTTTGAAAAAtctatttcaaatgttttctcagGAAACCTGACTGATCAGATAAACTGCCATCATGTTGAAGCAAACAACCATGTTTATCAGTAAAAGCGAAAACACACCCAACCTTCCATACAGGAGCCTGGTAATAAATTACTCTGGAAATCTCTATTTCTATATATGTTCATGTACATATGCACATTCAAGCATTCACACGTCGTACCTCTTTGTCGTTCCAGTCGTGGTAAAATCTGACGTGTTTCTTCTCGTCCACCACCCAGTTCTTTACCTTTACCATGATATCCTGAAGCATGAGGTAACAGGTAAGGTTGATTACATATAATGAACTATTTCCTAAAATActgaaacaaatatgaaacaggaCAAGAGATGCACAGCAAACAAAGAGACTTTACTTACATATTCTGGCTTGAGTTTTTTGTCCCCTCCTCTTACTGCGGTTTTCTCCAGTTTGTCAATGATTGGACCGATCATTTCCTCGTCTTTTAGTCGCAGCTCCTCATGGATGATCTCGATGTCCCTCACTGGGTCAACGTTACCCTCCACATGGATAATATCTTCATCATCAAATGCACCTAAAACACCCAATCATTGGCAGTCTGTTACAAACACTCAAAAGTTGAATCCTTAAGgttgatattttattattatactttTTCCCCATTAGagttgaaacttttttttatacCTTTTGTTTTCAGCACTTGGCAATTTAATTCTATGTGCTGCTAATACATTGTTGTCAGAACCATGAAACTAGTAACCACATTGCATACCCAGTCCTAGTAAGGAGTGATCCATATTGACATGAGCTCAACTAACTGACCTGTCTAACACATATGCTTCTTAAAATGGgtcttgttttcctttaagaAGAGTACTAATGGCTCTGACTTGCCCTCCTAACACCTGTCCACTCTACTCAGTTGTTGCTacgcagcagctgcagcaggcagtTACGACGACTCACGGGTCatgtggaagatgccatcacAGGCACTGATGTGGGAGAGGAAGGCGTTTCCGAGTCCTTGTCCTGCGTGAGCTCCCTTCACCAGACCAGCAATATCCACAACATTTAGGAAAGCAGGAACCTTACTAAAACAAAGCCATACAAACAGGATCATTGTTATTACGATGGCGAAGAATCAGAGAGAACAGACTCACAACACATGCTCTCCACATAATAATGACATTTTCTTCCTCCCATCATGCAActtaaaacacacttttactCACTAGACTTGAACTATGCCTAACTAAACAGTTCAGATATATAGATCTGTGCTGTCTGcgtgtgtactgtatatagctATGTGCCTTTATAATGTTACTTGTGGTGACAATGATTATAATCACAATTGTTACTGTTGTTGATGTTAATGGTAACATTATCACCACCATCATTATttctactttttcttttcttattcttCTAGTGTCTTCTGTAGTCCTCTGTACATGCTGTAAGGCCTTTGCCCTGGCTCCAGTGTATTGGGTGTAAAATgttgagttaaaaaaaacaaacctagCTGGCTTGTGGTATTGGCAAAGAAAATCAAAGCGCTCATCAGGAACAGGTACCCTGCTCTCATTTGGATCGATTGTGCAGAATGGGAAgttctcagcagcagcttggcTTTTGGTCAGTACATTGAAAAAGGTGGATTTCCTGTAGTGAGGAGAGTAAGTGCAATAATCAGGACTGATTTTATTGGACAGaaggtttgtttatttatttgcaaaCCAATCAATCGTTGGAAGCAGACACATTGATTGTATGTACATACCCAACATTAGGTAACCCCACAATTCCTATTTTCAAAGATGTCCCAAATCGTCCAATCAAGGGGGGCTGTTTCGGGGCTTCTGCCTTTTTGGGGGGCATCTGCAACAATTAGAACAGTGAGTTTGGCACTGGAATAATAACATACGTTTCAGAAGACTCCTCCTAACCCAGATTTGTTTGCTTCACCACGTGTCGGGGGTTCGGTCGGGTTTTAACTCGGTTTTAGCTCCACCTGGATGGAAAACCGCCCCAGTCACATACTCATTCAAACACAGTATGCTAACGCTAGCTAGCGGCTATCTGCAACCACTCCTCGCTACGTATCAGCCTGAATATCTGACTGAACACAAAGTCCGATCCAGACCTGCCACTCCTTAAGAACTGCTCGCCTGCTGTTGACCAGAGAAGCCTG
The nucleotide sequence above comes from Mastacembelus armatus chromosome 22, fMasArm1.2, whole genome shotgun sequence. Encoded proteins:
- the LOC113137171 gene encoding obg-like ATPase 1 codes for the protein MPPKKAEAPKQPPLIGRFGTSLKIGIVGLPNVGKSTFFNVLTKSQAAAENFPFCTIDPNESRVPVPDERFDFLCQYHKPASKVPAFLNVVDIAGLVKGAHAGQGLGNAFLSHISACDGIFHMTRAFDDEDIIHVEGNVDPVRDIEIIHEELRLKDEEMIGPIIDKLEKTAVRGGDKKLKPEYDIMVKVKNWVVDEKKHVRFYHDWNDKEIEVLNKYLFLTSKPMIYLVNLSEKDYIRKKNKWLAKIKEWVDAHDPGAVVIPLSGALESKLLDMEEEERNKCCEEMKTQSVLTKIIKTGYSALQLEYFFTAGPDEVRAWTIRKGTKAPQAAGKIHTDFEKGFIMAEVMKYSDFKEEGSESAVKAAGKYRQQGRNYIVEDGDVIFFKFNTPNAPKKK